One window of the Sulfitobacter sp. OXR-159 genome contains the following:
- a CDS encoding ATP-binding cassette domain-containing protein, whose protein sequence is MNDVLARLGITALAERQLPELSGGQREVVSIAQSLVTRPRVVLMDEPTSALDLCLQYEVSEALQSYAAESGAVMILAWHDLNQVNTECSVIILPHNDLKLAEIAVERFLRVPVSCPQFAVKSANYSS, encoded by the coding sequence GTGAACGACGTATTGGCCAGATTGGGCATCACCGCTCTTGCTGAGCGGCAATTGCCGGAACTGTCAGGCGGGCAACGTGAGGTCGTATCGATCGCACAGTCGCTGGTGACGCGGCCGCGGGTTGTCCTCATGGACGAGCCCACCTCCGCGCTCGACCTTTGCCTCCAATACGAGGTATCGGAGGCTTTGCAATCCTATGCTGCTGAAAGCGGAGCTGTGATGATCCTCGCTTGGCATGACCTAAATCAGGTGAATACAGAATGCTCGGTCATCATTTTACCTCATAATGATCTCAAGCTGGCGGAAATTGCTGTTGAGCGGTTTCTCCGCGTTCCAGTGTCATGCCCGCAGTTTGCTGTGAAATCGGCCAACTACAGCAGCTAG